A window of the Lolium perenne isolate Kyuss_39 chromosome 7, Kyuss_2.0, whole genome shotgun sequence genome harbors these coding sequences:
- the LOC127317842 gene encoding polyadenylate-binding protein-interacting protein 7 — translation MTSLNKVAPNNGDARAMLPNKVTALNPNAAEFVPSCAIRPSSFGGNSDSDATKSEVRGSSGKTVLDRSESSKSNNSDDEAHQFWRKQLPDDIIPDFTSFEKIEPEPEDLSLAGLSLNAPPFYGTKASRLSREHQDLSSASKILEHGHPNLLYDDNSQATFSTVGSSNWEQNYVGDLHFANENQDLHYDSDSFASEYVAASDGLFDPLEYLASQFPGFSAESLGELYYANGCDFNHTIEILTQLEMQVDPISNQTMNMAPSAPNFSTGDFPALPTVEDQNGFSKGNLDILGIFNGRNSNTIPSGTSDFVSAVRKLASQNSGHGKFKKGPDYSNGVSTVPVPKQYNFGTKASSGNKYQSYSSARAAPWLDTGDAVANMYSESREEARDFARVRNACFEQARQAYLVGNKALAKELSIKGQTYNSQMKAAHEKAREAIYRQRNPGSLQRGSDRLIDLHGLHVSEAIHILKVELGSLRGAARASGERMQVMICVGTGHHTKGSRTARLPIAVEQFLLDEGLHYTQPQPGLLRVAVY, via the exons ATGACTTCTCTGAATAAAGTTGCTCCAAATAATGGAGACGCAAGGGCAATGTTACCAAATAAGGTCACCGCATTAAATCCCAATGCAGCAGAATTTGTCCCTTCATGTGCTATTAGACCATCATCATTTGGTGGTAACTCAGATTCAGATGCAACCAAGTCTGAAGTTCGGGGGTCCTCTGGAAAAACAGTCCTAGATAGGTCCGAGTCGTCCAAGTCTAACAACTCGGACGATGAGGCGCACCAGTTCTGGCGTAAGCAGCTTCCAGATGATATCATTCCAGACTTCACTTCGTTCGAGAAAATCGAACCTGAACCTGAGGACCTGTCCCTTGCTGGATTATCCTTGAACGCACCTCCGTTCTATGGGACAAAAGCTAGCCGCTTGTCAAGAGAACACCAGGACTTGTCTTCAGCTAGCAAAATCCTGGAACATGGGCATCCCAATTTGCTCTATGACGATAATTCACAGGCAACCTTCTCAACTGTTGGTTCGAGCAACTGGGAGCAGAATTATGTGGGTGATCTCCATTTTGCTAATGAGAATCAGGACCTTCATTATGATTCTGACAGTTTTGCTAGTGAGTATGTTGCTGCATCAGATGGCCTCTTTGACCCATTAGAGTATTTAGCGTCCCAGTTTCCTGGATTTTCAGCAGAGAGTCTTGGGGAGCTGTACTATGCAAATGGATGTGATTTCAATCATACTATTGAAATCCTTACACAGCTAGAG ATGCAAGTGGATCCAATCTCCAACCAGACTATGAATATGGCCCCCAGTGCACCAAACTTTAGTACAGGGGACTTCCCTGCTCTGCCAACAGTTGAAGATCAAAACGGTTTCTCCAAGGGAAATTTGGATATCCTTGGCATCTTCAATGGACGCAATTCAAATACCATACCTAGTGGTACTAGTGATTTTGTTTCAGCTGTTCGTAAACTTGCATCGCAGAATTCTGGCCATGGGAAGTTTAAGAAAGGTCCTGATTATAGCAATGGTGTTTCAACCGTTCCTGTACCCAAGCAGTACAATTTTGGCACTAAAGCATCTTCTGGGAACAAGTATCAAAGTTATAGCAGTGCACGTGCAGCTCCATGGCTTGATACTGGTGATGCAGTTG CAAATATGTATTCAGAATCCAGGGAAGAAGCTCGTGATTTTGCCCGTGTCCGAAATGCATGCTTTGAGCAG GCCAGACAAGCTTACCTAGTCGGCAACAAAGCTCTGGCCAAGGAACTAAGCATCAAAGGACAGACGTATAACTCACAGatgaaagcagctcatgagaaagCTAGAGAAGCTATTTATCGACAGAG GAACCCTGGTTCTTTGCAACGGGGGAGTGACCGTCTGATTGATTTGCATGGCCTCCATGTAAGCGAAGCAATTCATATCCTGAAGGTTGAGCTAGGTTCCCTGAGGGGCGCTGCTAGGGCTTCGGGGGAGAGGATGCAGGTCATGATATGCGTCGGAACAGGCCACCATACCAAGGGTTCTCGCACCGCAAGGTTGCCTATTGCTGTGGAGCAGTTCCTTCTGGACGAAGGCCTGCATTACACGCAACCACAGCCTGGTCTGCTTCGTGTTGCTGTGTACTAA